One Suricata suricatta isolate VVHF042 chromosome X, meerkat_22Aug2017_6uvM2_HiC, whole genome shotgun sequence genomic region harbors:
- the SOX3 gene encoding transcription factor SOX-3, whose translation MRPARDDASGATSLRVPADLARSTLASLPFQPDPPAHRPPSVPPTESPGLFTVAAPAPGAPSPPATLAHLLPAPAMYSLLETELKNPVGPPTPAAGTGGPTEPSSPPPAITSHSQRACLGDLRDMISMYLPPGGDAADAASPLPGGRLHSVHQHYQGAGTAVNGTVPLTHI comes from the exons ATGCGGCCAGCTCGAGACGACGCATCAGGTGCGACTAGCCTGCGGGTTCCTGCCGACTTGGCGCGGAGCACTTTGGCAAGCCTGCCCTTCCAGCCTGACCCGCCGGCCCACCGGCCCCCAAGCGTCCCTCCGACGGAGTCCCCAGGCCTTTTCACCGTGGCCGCTCCAGCCCCAGGAGCGCCTTCTCCTCCCGCCACTCTGGCGCACCTTCTTCCCGCCCCGGCCATGTACAGCCTGCTGGAGACCGAGCTCAAGAACCCCGTGGGGCCCCCCACGCCAGCGGCGGGCACGGGCGGCCCC ACCGAACCCAGCTCGCCGCCGCCAGCCATCACCTCGCACTCGCAGCGCGCGTGCCTCGGCGACCTGCGCGACATGATCAGCATGTACCTGCCGCCCGGCGGGGACGCGGCCGACGCCGCCTCGCCGCTGCCCGGCGGCCGCCTGCACAGCGTCCACCAGCACTACCAAGGCGCCGGGACTGCCGTCAACGGAACGGTGCCGCTGACCCACATCTGA